Within the [Enterobacter] lignolyticus SCF1 genome, the region GTGGGTTGTGCCCCTGCTGGTGGAGAATCGCCTCTGGCAAAAAGCTGACCGCGTGCTGGTAGTTGACGTTTCCCGCGAAACGCAGCTCCGGCGCACCGTGCAGCGCGATAATGTGACAAAAGAGCACGCCGAACAGATCCTTGCGGCCCAGGCAACGCGCGATGCGCGACTCGCCGTGGCTGACGATGTTATTGATAACAACGGTACACCAGATGCCATTGCATCGGATGTTGCCCACCTGCACACCAGATACCTGAAGCTGGCGGCGCAGGCCGATTCACAGGAAAAACCGTAATGCACACCCACATCCTCTTCGAACACCCTCTTAATGAAAAGATGCGTACCTGGCTGCGTATTGAATTTCTGGTGCAGCAGTTAAACAGCAATCTGCCGATTGTTGATCATGCCAGCGCGCTGCATTTTTTTCGCAACGTCGGGGACTTACTGGATGTGTTCGAACGCGGCGAAGTGCGCACCGAATTACTGAAAGAGCTTGAGCGCCAGCAGCGTAAACTGCAGCAGTGGAGCGAAGTGCCGGGCGTCGATCAGCACCGCATCGACGCCCTGCGCCAGCAGCTGAAGGCCAGCGGCAGCGTGCTGATGACCGCGCCGCGCGTCGGCCAGGTGCTGCGTGAAGATAGGCTGATTGGCCTGGTGCGCCAGCGCCTGAGCATTCCCGGCGGCTGCTGCAGCTTCGACCTGCCGACGCTGCATATCTGGCTGCACTCCCCGCAGTCGACGCGCGATGCGCAGGTGGCCCGCTGGCTGGAAAGCCTGCAGCCGATGAACCAGGCGCTGAATCTGATCCTCGATTTAGTGCGCAACTCGGCGCCTTTCCGCAAACAGACCAGCCTGAACGGCTTTTTCCAGGATAACGGCGAAGACGCCGACCTGCTGCGCCTGCAGCTGGCGCTGGATGCGCAGCTGTATCCGCAGATCTCCGGACATAAAAGCCGCTTCGCCATCCGCTTTTTACCGCTGGACAGCGAAAACGGCATCGTGCCCGATCGTCTGGACTTCGAACTGGCCTGCTGTTAAGGAGCGATGATGAACGACGAGACGACCGTAAATTGCCCTACCTGCGGCAAAACCGTGATTTGGGGGGAGCAGAGCCCGTTTCGCCCCTTCTGCTCCAAACGCTGCCAGCTTATCGACCTTGGCGAATGGGCCGCAGAAGAAAAAAGGATCCCAAGCAGCGGAGATCTCTCGGATAGCGACGGCTGGAGCGAGGAAGAACGTTAGGCCTGGGCGATTAGCTTCGCGATAACCGGCTCGTTAGCGGGAGGAAACGCTGCCGCTAACAGCTCGCCCTGCGCCACCCAGCGCCCCGGCTGTCCTTCTTTGCCCCAGGGATCGCCCAGC harbors:
- the zapD gene encoding cell division protein ZapD, giving the protein MHTHILFEHPLNEKMRTWLRIEFLVQQLNSNLPIVDHASALHFFRNVGDLLDVFERGEVRTELLKELERQQRKLQQWSEVPGVDQHRIDALRQQLKASGSVLMTAPRVGQVLREDRLIGLVRQRLSIPGGCCSFDLPTLHIWLHSPQSTRDAQVARWLESLQPMNQALNLILDLVRNSAPFRKQTSLNGFFQDNGEDADLLRLQLALDAQLYPQISGHKSRFAIRFLPLDSENGIVPDRLDFELACC
- the yacG gene encoding DNA gyrase inhibitor YacG, with protein sequence MNDETTVNCPTCGKTVIWGEQSPFRPFCSKRCQLIDLGEWAAEEKRIPSSGDLSDSDGWSEEER